tgAACTTTTAGAAGCagggatttcaaaagaaattttgaaatttttggtATTAGCTTTAGGCAGGGACTCTCAACAGTTGTGGCTCTATCAAGAAGGCCTTTTCTGCCTGATTGGGGGTGTCATTCCTCTGTTAACTTGGTGGCATCTGAATTGTCTCAGAAGATCTGAGATGGATGTTGGGAGAGGTTTTAATGGACTGATTCTAGCTCCACTTGGGTTGTAGTTAATATTTTTAGTGATGATGGAGCTGTATCACTCCCCTCTATCATTTCACAGGTGCAGTAAACCAGACCTTGATCATCCCTTCTGGGTTAATTGTGGGTAAAGTGAAAAGTTTAGAGCACAAGCGAAAACCTTTGCTACGGCTCACTGCTTTCATGCTGTTATTATCAATAGTGATGTCCCATCAGGAGTGAGCCTGCACCATGTCAGGTCTTTCCTCTGCTGTACAACAACATTTATACATCCCCACCCAGCTGTGGGGAGAACTtataaaaccatagaatcatagaatttcccaggttggaagggaccttccagatcatccaCTCCAATCGTCAACCCAACGttgacaaaaaccgtcactaaacttCTAGCTCATGTTGGATGACCTTCACTTGGTTTGTGCACATGGCACCATAAAGGGCTCCATGCCATGAGAGCACAACCTTGAACATGAAAATGGGACTAACATGATGCAAGACTCTCGTTCTGGTTTTCAGTCGATGACTGTATGGCAAACCTTCAGCTGCACATTCCCCAAATCCCCTAAAATGACAATCACCTATAACTGATTGTTGTCAGCAGTTGTATCACACCCACACTGACATTTGGGAGGGACAGCGCTGAGGTGGCAAAATTAAAGCTCCCACTATCACGATTGTTTTGTAACAAATTAGGACCAGAGGCACAAAGGGTGCCTGAAAGAAGCATATAAAAGCTCGTGTCACCCATAGCCCTTCTATCAACTTCTCTTCTCTCAGTCGCTGCAGTGAACAAGGTAAGTGTGGTCTCCCCCATTCTTTCTGTTGCTAGCATTTACCTTTAACAATACTTTTATCGCAGAGGTGACTCCTGCATGTGTTTTTATAGACTTATGTCTTTTATATCCTTATGAAAATATGTCTCTGTCCTTTATTAGGATAGGAAGTAGATCTCCAAGCTATAGAAATACTTCAGGTGACTTAAACCTCAAAAAGTCTGAACTAATATATATACTCTCCACTTCTGTTGGCTTCTTTTTCACTAGTTTGTACACTTCGTGAGTGCACCATCGATGGTCCAAGTTGCTACAGACAGAAGTGTCTGTCTAATTTATCCAGTGTTGAATTTGTGTTTCACATCAAATTATTTACAAAGGTGATCACGATGAGATGAAAGGAAGGATAAAGGTTGAATTGATACAAGAATTTTATTTGTTAGCATGTATAAATTTATCTGTTTCCCAGTTAACTTCTGATACTTCAAACATAGAGTCATTGCTTAATAATATTGGTTCACCTCTTTCCAGCCCAACTCTGGTATCTGTTTACTTTCGTTAAACTTCCTTACTGCTGTGCATTGTAGACTCTCATCCACCACAAGAATGATGTCTTGCTACAGTGAGTGCTCCAGACCCTGTGGGGTGACCTGCCCTCAGCCGATTGCCGAGAGCTACAATGAGCCATGTGTGCAGCAATGCCCTGACTCCAGAGCAGTCATCTTACCCCCACCAGCTGTGGTGACAATCCcaggccccatcctcagctcctttcCTCAGGAGAGCGTTGTGGGATCATCCGGCCCAGCCTTGTTGGGGGGTTCCTTTAGTTCCGGAAGCTCCCAGGGTTATGGGGGAGGCTCTTTTGGCTTGGGGGGTTATGGGGGTTCCTTGGGCTATGGGAGCTCTGGGGGCTCCTTTGGTCTGGGAGGCTATGGGGGTTACGGAGGCTCCCTGGGCTTTGGGGGCTTCTCTGGTTATGGGGGTTCCCAGGGCTATGGGAGCTCCTTTGGTTTGGGGGGCTATGGGAGCTCCCTGGGCCTTGGGTGTTCCTCTGGTTATGGGGGTTCCCAGGGCTATGGGAGCTCCTTTGGCTTAGGAAGCTTTGGAGGCTACGGGGGCTCACGTGGGTATGGCCGTTGCCTTGGTTATGGAGGTAACATGGGCTACGGAGGCTTCCAGGGCTATGGGTCCAGTGGCTTTGGCAATAGCAGGAGGTCCTATGGCTCTGGCTTCTCCTCCTGTGGCACGGGCAATTACATCCCTGGTGCCCAGAGGTGTGGCAGATCCCGCCGTGGGAGCTGTGGGTCTTTCTAAAGCCCCCAGGATGGTGCCCAGGACCAGGAACAGCCCTGAAGCAAGGACCATGGCATGAGGACATAGAACAAGAGCCACGGGGACCAGCAGCCTGCACCAGCTGCCCTGGCATGGCACAGAAGGAGGCTATGTGTGCCCAGCAGCCCACTACCCTGAGCCTCGGTCCCCCCTGCATTCCTCCATCACTTCAGCTGTCCCCCGGGTGCTGAGCAGGGCACTGGTACCTGAGCGTGACACCTGCATCATGCGTTTCCCCTTGTATTGCCTTGATTTTCTGTAATGGGTTGCTCTGCTTCTCTTTCACATTAAAACCCTGTGGTGTTGCACAAGAACctctttggttttcatttgttctTCAGCCTCCTTCTGGACCAATATTCATTCTTGTGCAGGGCAGAAGTTTCTAGAGTCCCTCAGCAGCCATGACAAAAAATGAACTTTGTTTCCACCCTTTATGCAGTTCTTAAGTGTTTCTGTttagttttttgtctttttgcagGACTGTATTCAATAGGTACTCTGCATGTTTTCTATCCATGCAAAGTGATCTAAAACCAGCTTGAAAACAGTTTTATGTCTTTGTGATATTAGGTTGAAACGCATTGCACACACAGATTATCTTTCAGTTCTTCTTACCGTAAAACAACAGTAGCcaaaggaagagggggaaagtGCCATGAAAGGTAGGAGTGGGATTTCTGCAGGGTTTGTGAAGTTCTTTTGTCTGGCAGTGATGGGGATGGAAACCTGATACCAGCGGATGAACTTCACAATCTATAAGAGTGTTACCAAAGCCACGCTTCAAAGGGGATTGGGGGAAGCAGAAATCTGATTGTATTATAGAGCAGAATCTGAATAAGAATGAAAGTTGACAGAAAACAACACAAATCTCTCCTTCATTGACAGACTTCCACATTTCTTAAATTACTCTGTAACAAATATCCTCAATCAGCATAAAATGAGAACCAAGATAGGAAGAATGTAGATCATTAACCCAAAGAGAAAGGAGATTTACACTTTCAGGAGATTAAccagggatgctcctgctccCTTTAGCATGGCCCAAGCTGCTGCGGAGGAACTGGCTGTATTGGTGTGAGGAGTATGGGCTGCAGTACTCGCTGCTGAGCATGGAGATGGCTGAAATCCCATAGCCAAGAGGGGCCTTGAAGTCATACAGGTAACTGAAAGGGTTCCCCATTGCCCAGAAATAAAAGAGCAGTGGGACCTGGTGGAACCGGTACCCCTCCTGGGCTAAGAAGGCCAGGCAAGGaagcactgccagcccctctcctcccctctgccctttCCTCACCTCCTGCAAGAGCCACGAaaagtctctctccctccccagctgttGCATCCACATGCTTGCTCTCCCAAAAAAGcccaccctctccctgcctgggaaTCTCAGGACTGGGATTTTTACCAGTCCTACAGCTATTGGGCCCATGCCCCTGGGTTCTTCCCAACTTGGACCAAGGAGGAATGGAGACATAACTTGCATTCAGGAAACCTTTATTGTGCCCAGACAGGAAGGAGAGATTGTCAGAGGGATGGTGGACAAGACCCAGAGAGATTGGATGCCATGTGTTGAAACAGACAGAGGGATCTCCTGCAGAGCATGGCTTCTCACTCCACATGCCTCTTGGTGCAGCATTCCAGATCCTGAGGACTTGGCCCATCAGCCCACAGATGGCTTTCGTCTAGTTCCTGCCCTCTCCGagagtggggaggagaggacaggggaggagagcagagggcagggaAGGGTCAAGGGTGTGTGGCACTGCCAGCTGCCCAGGTcttggctggggctgctcagcactgctgagtgCACCGTGCCCACCAGCTCAGCCCTACATGGGCACTGGTGGCATTGGCGGTTGGTCTGGGGTGAGtgcctgtgtgtggtgtgggtctagcagggcccacaggtgtcccagagtttcttggtgtagcggggcaagacacaagggctgcaggcaggagcagcgtaggctctgccaaaggtgcagaggccccccgagccctgggtggcaccaGCCCCAtagaggccccccagccccaggttgcccccaaaggcgggtgctccggaggagcccactacggcttgctgggggaaggagctgaggatggggccggggaaggtcaccacgacggggggtggctggatgaaggccgtggagtcggggcactggcgggtGCACAGGTCAttgcagctctcagcgatgggctgagggacggccacgctggtctttggtgggcacaggtcATAGCAAGACATCTCGCAAGGGTGGAGATTGGTTTCCAACAGATAGAGAtggaaaagactaaaaaaaacgGCAGAAGTTTTATGAGATAAATTTCATAATGTTGATATGAGTGAAATTACACTGTTGTGATTTCCTGTGATACAGCCTGTGCTTTATGTGCAGCCTTGATCAACTTGATTAACACTAACTGAGCACCTGGATCCAAATTTTCTGACTGTATAAGGTCTAGCCCAGTAATGATCAGACCCCATAGATGGATCTTTCTTCTACCCTTGCATGGATGTGTCTTACACTTCCTGCAAACACACGTCCCAAAGAACAGTGTAAGAACTTCAGTGTAATCTACCACAGTGCTCCCCATAATGGGGAAACAGACTGAAGTTAGATGTGGCTTTGCTTGAAATAGGATGGTTTATTTATCTTTCCCAGAATGCCACTGAAAAGTTGGCTATCTTTACACTTAATATTTCTTTATCTGAAATGTTATAGGGtattaaaataatgtgaaatatcAGTATTTTCATCTGTGATTTTTAAGCTTCTAATTGGTTTAGAACACTCAGTTTCTCAGAGTTTCTGCGCTCCCCTCAGTCTTCTAAATCCTGCATTTCCCACGGCTTTCACTAAGTTTCAGACAGAAACAATCTAATGCTGCCCCAAATCTGAGAATACCTGTAGGGATCTTCTTCCTCTACTCTGATATAGGTTGCAACTAAGTacatagaaagaaataaaaaatcatacTCACTAAGCTCAGTGAGGCGAACGAGCCCAAAAGAAGCGTCTGGATGAATTTGGGGGCTGGAGCTTATATAGAGTTTCTCACATTCCTATGGGATTTGAAACTCGCTTGGTGCTGGGGGTTGTGTTTGACTGATGAACAGATTAATATCTTTGAATGATGAAAGTTTTATCTTTATCGTGGTTATGATTTTACTCAAATTATCACACCATGTGGTGTCCATGTTACAccatctttattttctgattaaGATCTTGGGTCTTAATTGGCTGGTGTAATTCCTGGTATCATTACAGTGACCTCACTGGAATTACCACGAGCGTTAAGCTGACTCCACATATTACTTCTCCCTTTACAAAGCTGTCATAAGCTTGTCTGCTCAGAGATTTTGCAAGACTCGTCTTTGGCTGACATGTACATTTTTCCTTAACAGCCATTTCAATTTATCTAGTAAATTGATTGCAGACAGAGTGCAGCTTATCCTAGGACTACCCAGGAATTTGTCTTTTCCATCCCTAACTTAAATAGACCTCTTTGACCTAAGATGGATTTCAAGTGGTCATGAATATGAGCTGGGATCATACAATACATGACAATTCCCCAACAGCTTCC
The sequence above is a segment of the Numenius arquata chromosome 27, bNumArq3.hap1.1, whole genome shotgun sequence genome. Coding sequences within it:
- the LOC141475891 gene encoding feather keratin 4-like, encoding MSCYDLCPPKTSVAVPQPIAESCNDLCTRQCPDSTAFIQPPPVVVTFPGPILSSFPQQAVVGSSGAPAFGGNLGLGGLYGAGATQGSGGLCTFGRAYAAPACSPCVLPRYTKKLWDTCGPC
- the LOC141475850 gene encoding uncharacterized protein, coding for MSCYSECSRPCGVTCPQPIAESYNEPCVQQCPDSRAVILPPPAVVTIPGPILSSFPQESVVGSSGPALLGGSFSSGSSQGYGGGSFGLGGYGGSLGYGSSGGSFGLGGYGGYGGSLGFGGFSGYGGSQGYGSSFGLGGYGSSLGLGCSSGYGGSQGYGSSFGLGSFGGYGGSRGYGRCLGYGGNMGYGGFQGYGSSGFGNSRRSYGSGFSSCGTGNYIPAWPKLLRRNWLYWCEEYGLQYSLLSMEMAEIP